The region CCCAGAGTGCCATACTCTTGGCACTGAAGCTAAATAAACGCCCTGGCTGTCATTGATAATGATTGATGATGTGTGATGTTGAAAGTTCCTCAGAGCTCCGCCTCCATTGTGACGTGGCTGAAAAGGAGGGCGGGGTCTGTAGCTGACCTTGTCATCACTGATCTGAGCCAATCAGTGAGCTCAGAGGAGTCTCTTGTGGTTGGATTCTTTAAGGTAATAATTCACTTGTCCTTGCTTCCTTTTGGCTAATTAAGATGGttgactagtgtgtgtgtgtgtgtgtgtgtgtgtgtgtgtgtgtgtgtgtgtgtgtgtgtgtgtgtgtgtgtgtgtgtgtgtgtgtgtgtgtgtgtgtgtgtgtgtgcgcatgcgtGCAGGACCTGACCAGCGAGTATGCCCAGGTGTTTTACGCGGCCGTGGTCAACCTCCCGGACGTTAGTTTTGCGGTGACGCAAAACAGCGACGTCATCAGTAACTATGACGTCACGGATGACGACGTGCTGTTCTTCAAACGGTCCGAGCTCGTCCAGGTCTTCAAAGTGACACCCCAGACCGCCGCAGAGGACCTGATCACGTTTGTCTCCGTCTACCAGATGGAACCCGTCACGGAATACACCGGAAAGGTCACGTGTCCAACGAGTGGTGCACTTTAACACACAGCCGCCAGGGGGCAGCACATGTCTAGACACTATTCATAGCTATTTATTACAAAGGATTAGATTTATTTGATATTTCACTGTAAATATTTTAACAGAACTTCTTCCCTAAGAGAGGCATACTTGATAAGTTAATGTTATTCCAAATATTGTTTCATAAAAATGAATCTAATACCACACAGTCACGATTAAAAGACATATGTTTGACTTTtgttaattaatgtatttattagagatgtccgataatggctttttttgccgatatccgatattctgatattgtccaactcttaattaccgattccgatatcaactgataccgatgtatacagtcgtggaattaacacattattatgcctaattttgttgtgatgccctgctggatgcattaaacaatgtaacaaggttttccaaaataaatcaactcaagttatggaaaaaaatgccaacatggcactgccatatttattattgaagtcacaaagtgcattattttttttaacatgcctcaaaacagcagcttggaatttgggacatgctctccctgagagagcatgaggaggttgaagtgggcggggttagggggggcagggttgaggtgtggggcgtGGGGGGTAGGGAATagtaggggggtgtatattgtagcgtcccagaagagttagtgctgcaaggggttctgggtatttgttctgttgtgttacggtgcggatgttctcccgaaatgtgtttgtcattcttgtttggtgtgggttcacggtgtggcgcatatttgtaacagtgttaaagttgtttatacggccaccctcagtgtgacctgtatggctgttgaccaagtatgcattgcattctcgtgtgagtgtgtgaaaagccgtagatgttatgtgactgtgccggcacgcaaaggcagtgcctttaaggtttattggcgctctgtaattctctctacgtccgtctacacagcggcgtttttaaaagtcatacattttcattttttgaaaccgataattttgaaaccgataccgataatttccgatattacattttaaagcatttatcggccgataatatcgacagtccgatattatcggacatccctagtaattatgATAAAATAGAAATAGTGCTGCTATCTGTGTTGTGAACCTCCGGCTTGGGGTCAAAGGGCAAAGTTGTTTGAAAAGCAAatgcaaaattagctttaaaaaaaatgtgcacgCTAATTTTTGCAtgataacatgctaatgttagaatgctagcttAAAAGCAGTCAGCAGACTTACATGAGAGGAAATCCATGACTTTCTGGCTTAAAGgtacatgctaacatttaacaTATACTTGCAAGAATTAAATAAACATTCTATAGTTAAGTCATTCAGTCAAATCAAAATAGCCTGGAAAATGTTTATAAATAACACATTTGAtttcaaattaattaaaatacTTTGTTAAAAATGATAATCAGCAAATAAATGATAACTTATAAAATGCCAGGAATAAGAATCCGTGATTTTATTGGTTCATAACAGTAGCAAAAAATTGCAAGATAACACCAGAACGGTTAGTATCGTTGCAAGATGCCGCCGAGTATCCACATTAAATAAACATTCTAATGTTGATTTAtaaatccatccatacattttttaccacttgtacctcaattcaaataaaaacaatgaaaaatgtaTGATTAGAAtatatcataatttttttttataaagttcataaaatacatcaataaagaattatttcaacatattttatttaaactaattTAAATACTCCAAATACAGAAATACCACAAAAATGTTAATTAGCAAATAAACAATACACCTGtccataaaattgcatttgtaattGTTTAAACATTAAGAAACAGCCATTATAAATTAGACCTTAAATGGATAAATGAATGATAGTATTATTTACAGAAAAATTGTTAAAACTTCTGATGTCATGTTTGCAACGCAGACGGCGTCTCAGATCTTGTCGTCGCCCGTTGTGAACCACGCCCTCCTTTTTGTCAACAAAAGCGCCGCGGACTTCCAAGACCTGCACTCAGCCTTCCATCAGGCTGCAGAGGCCTTCAGGATGAAGGTAGAgcaacgcacgcgcacacacacacacacacacacacacactcacacacacacacacacatattcttgtatttatgAACTTCTTGAGACCTAAAaaaaatacctacctctttaggaccaccctttctagatatataaagatttgtatttacaacaataataacaatttacatactatgcaaatgtaatttttttgtattttttggggaattttttgtttgtaattggtttttaattttcattatttacttcaagttattacagtatgtctctatgtacatatttattatatatttttttaatagtgcaatacattttcataacatggtcactactgcatagtttctcttgttatattcttattttttactgttatatttgtattcttattgttgctttttatttttattcttattgttatattttctattttatttccatttatacctccattatttactttttactttttaaattcgatctcaattctgtacactgctgcaggAATTTTAAttttgaaggaatcaataaagtactatctatctatctatctatctatctatctatctatctatctatctatctatctatccatctatctatctatctatctatctatctatctatctatctatctatctatctatctatctatccatctagcatagtctttacagggtaataaccatgaaacacttgttatttcatatgttggccagagggggagcacttcaaattttttacacacacttgttatttcatatgttgaccagaggggtagcacttttaaaaccgacacacagtcaatttgaaaaatccctcctttttcggACCACCGttatttttgatagatttcaccaccaggggtgcaaatgagatctctatgttttgtttttttgtaatgtgcttaaggccgatgacaaacgagtcacggaccacagatggcccctgtgccgcactttgggcaacccagctgtagaagctaactgctaatggccactatagtcttagtaccgttgtgtatttgttcatcctatggtcacatatgggacgcgggttgtcttacatcAGCACCGGAAGTTGTGAAATCAGCTAGTTCACCTGGCGGGGTTTttcgggatgaatagggaagtccttctttagctgccgtcttgtttcatcatacatttctgcctttgcacctgtcaatgtttacttttgtatgcacattaaatcgacaaaaaatcctgactttggagcaatgttcacggactctagtatttggctctctattagatgcaatggttttccatattgggacaatgattttggtcctaacttgttcaccggtcctcatatggaaggtaattttcctcgttgatgtctcaagaagggtagaaatacaataacacacacacacacacagacgcacacacacacacacaatgacaggCTCCCGTGTGTGTTCAGATTTTGTTTGTCCTGGTGAACGTCTTTGAGCCTCGCAACGGCCGCCTGATGGAGTACTTCCGGGTTCGAGACTTAGAGGCCCCTCTCATCCGATTGGTCAACCTGACGGACCATGTGACCTACCACCTGCCCTCTGACAAGCTGGACGTGGACACCATCAAGACCTTCTGCCGCTCCTATTTGGACGGCAAAGCCAAGGTAACTCCGCTTGGACACGACATGTCACGTGGACTCACGCTGgtaaaacgtgtgtgtgtgtgtgtgtgtgtgtgtgtgtgtgtgtgtgtgtgtgtgtgtgtgtgtgtgtgtgtgtgtctgtgtgtgtgcgacaGCCAAAGATGCAGAGCGAGCCGATACCTGAAGGATGGGACGAGCGTCCAGTGAAGGAGCTGGTAGGAAGCACTTTGGAGAAAGTGGCCTTTAATCCCGACAAGACTGTTTTTGTCCTGTTTTGTAAGTAAATCACACACAAccgactttgtgtgtgtgtgtgtgtgtgtgtgtgtgtgtgtgtgtgtgtgtgtgtgtgtgtgtgtgtgtgtgtgtgtgtgtgtatgtgtgtgtgtgtgtgtgtgtgtgtgtgtgtgtgtgtgtgtgtgtgtgtgtgtgtgtgtgtgtgtgtgtgtatgtgtgtgtgtgtgtgtgtgatgaataaGTGGTTGAATATTTTTGaccagaagtgtaaatagaagatgttacaacagaaagtaagcaggtattaacagtaaattagcaagtatgtTTTCGAATGGttctattattatattatttttatttttaatttttttctgagTGCTTCAGGTAATTAAGGATTTTGACTCAAAAAACGAtccaacgtaagtaaagtaaggctccactttttcaaaaaatgCACGAGCTTGattctaatatacattggctttgctattgccatgctactgattagcattagcaattttacatggcgatttcaacacctccagatgtgttaatgaaaactacaactaagatgcacgttacaatcaaacagctggtgcgtaaaaagtgcaatacttacagtattaacactttttaagatgcaacaacaacaacaacaacaacaaaaacacaccataaactaaacactactgccatctaaagtgttggacttgcaactgtaactgCAAGTtactgtcatacttgcaaatgagactcaaaaatacaaaataataaaacaagatataacaactggacagcagttattacaatcaaaataataataaaaaattatattttatcatcaataacaatttatatttatcaacacacacaaaagtaactgtatcaattcccaggtaccgggaattggtaccttaAATGTGAAGGTATTCCTagctcttttctgctctgtcacTGGTAACAATATAATGGCAAATCTCCTTCAATATTTCCAATATTAGTGCTGAACTTGTACACAatttatgtcaggttcaaacactgatgacatctattaaacaagacaagaaacaaggaattaaacagagacagaattaaatttggctcaattgaggagagacgtctggactgcactctttgcacagtctcaccacgctctgaggaaagattgtacgcctcttcttttatttggactttccctgattacatggcaacagctgtttctaagggacgggggtcgtaaacaaccatcacctttggttacagaacagttcaaagaaaaggtcgtaaaacagttcaaagaaactgagcctggaggggagtctggtcctgcttcctctctgctttgcagttctcgggtcaagacaatatctttctgtggattacaatacatcaaagaatcgGAACACTTTCAGGTAGCTtctcatcctacacagtggagttttacaagtcttcttcttggtaggatcaaagacagcttttgtcttctcgccgggaactcatggcaacacaacatTTTGTAATAACTTAGATACGATTATTCTAACAATTTACCTGGGTTTGATATACAATCAAGATGTTTTGACTAagttgaattttttattttgcactaaaacatCTAATTATTGACGAATCGTTTGAATTCAAATCGAATATAttagaaagttaaaaaaattaaataaattaaatgtaataCTAGAAAATGTTGTTTATGTCGAAGAATGACTTAGCAGGGCTCTCTGGCTTTATTTTAggacgtgtagcaaagcctgtttttttaaagtgtacctaatgaagtgactggCTTATATTTCAGACCTTCCTTATAGCCCGCAGTCCCGTGGCGTCTTCTCACTGTGGGAGGATCTCGCTCGGGCTTTGGCGGAGCGCGACGACGTGGTCATCGCTCGCATCGACGCCTCGGCCAATGACATCGCCATGTCGGTGCAGAAGGCCTACCCGTCCTTCTGCCTCTTCCCGGCTCTTCACGCAGAGAGAGTACGGCATACAGTTCACCATTAGTATTATCACCACTGTCAGGTCGGCGTGATGTCATTGGGTGAAAGTCATGAGAAGATTATGTGCCTCCAAAAAAGGGGGGTCAGCGGGGTATGCGGGGGATAATTGTTTTATGACCGGAAGTGGGCGTGGCCTCCACGTACCTCCAAAAAAGGTGGGCTGGCAAGGGCTGGGGGGATGACGTCACACTCATagggcaaactggaaacaggaagtacagtgtcaggttcaaacactgatgacatttattaaacaagacaagaggcaaagaacagaggcagaattcaatttggactcaatattgaggagaaaacgtgtcgacctgtaacctcttacagcgtcacccacgctctgccaaaagattgcactcctccttctttatttgacgttctccccccacctgaccacagctgcttccagagggaagtgggtcgtaaacagcgttgcttttggttaccgaacagttcaaaagaagaggtcgtgaaATAGTTcacaaagagttccataaaatagttcaaaaagggttcgtaaaatacttcaaaaagagttcgtctggaaattgggcagatcctgccatctgtccgctttgaagtcctcggGCCAGaataacatccttctgttgataaccatacatgagagaacacaggaacaccatcttgctccccccctacacagtggagttttacgagccttactcttggtaggtttcaaaagacagcccctgtccttttgcctggaactcatttcaacacaaagttttttgtgataacttacaaacaattattctaacatataCTTCATATCCGGCCGCCATTtcaattttgtagtttttactaaTAAACCCGCCATCTTAGTTGTGATTTATGCTTCCTACAGGCTAAAAAGGGCATTACagcttgtattttttttaagctgTCCACCATCTTGGTTGTAGTACATAAGTCATAATGATTTATGACAGGCATAAATGTAGTCCTAAAATAATCAGAAATCATTGTGATTCCTACAGGCATAAATATAGTTTTATGCCTGTAGGAATCATAAATcattattgtt is a window of Nerophis lumbriciformis linkage group LG25, RoL_Nlum_v2.1, whole genome shotgun sequence DNA encoding:
- the LOC133622031 gene encoding protein disulfide-isomerase gives rise to the protein MTRPSLLGVTAFCFCVFVAGGHPDQNEAESLPEKDGVLQLEKRNFNRALRKYKQLLVHFYTPLSGDAHRLSEVFERAAADLRGSEVKLASMDVMRDKELAKELNATSTPSIRLYLFGDQHNPVLCPVPQSSASIVTWLKRRAGSVADLVITDLSQSVSSEESLVVGFFKDLTSEYAQVFYAAVVNLPDVSFAVTQNSDVISNYDVTDDDVLFFKRSELVQVFKVTPQTAAEDLITFVSVYQMEPVTEYTGKTASQILSSPVVNHALLFVNKSAADFQDLHSAFHQAAEAFRMKILFVLVNVFEPRNGRLMEYFRVRDLEAPLIRLVNLTDHVTYHLPSDKLDVDTIKTFCRSYLDGKAKPKMQSEPIPEGWDERPVKELVGSTLEKVAFNPDKTVFVLFYLPYSPQSRGVFSLWEDLARALAERDDVVIARIDASANDIAMSVQKAYPSFCLFPALHAERATFYTGRRMLKDLLRFVHEEMEKAKKDRIKEDEDRREYRKALEAEEEKKSSKDEL